From a single Microbacterium murale genomic region:
- a CDS encoding enoyl-CoA hydratase/isomerase family protein yields the protein MTDNTAASTVLVRTEGSLGRLTLNRPKAINALDLDMIRQLTAALDRWRDDTDIDIVLIDGAGERGLCAGGDVRGLYEQIAGGRYEGVSDFFREEYALNLMIAQYPKTVVAFADGITMGGGIGLAGHAAIRVVTERSRLAMPETRIGFTPDVGGTYLLSRAPGRIGEYLGLTGATMTGEDAVYAGFADYYVPSTHLDELREALGKRADPTSPSELVLLFDDTPERSPLADERGWIDEVFSADTIGEVMQRLSARPEPAASATAATLAELSPTGIAVTLDAVREAREGELRDALIGEYRRVLWFGTHHPDLMEGIRAQLVDKDRSPKWRPATLAELEPDAGAAARAYAPEVPLFG from the coding sequence CGAGGGATCGCTGGGGCGGCTCACGCTGAACCGCCCGAAGGCGATCAACGCGCTCGATCTCGACATGATCCGTCAGCTCACGGCCGCCCTCGATCGGTGGCGTGATGACACCGACATCGACATCGTGCTCATCGACGGTGCAGGCGAACGCGGTCTGTGCGCCGGCGGCGACGTGCGGGGACTCTACGAGCAGATCGCGGGCGGCCGGTATGAAGGGGTCAGCGATTTCTTCCGCGAGGAGTACGCGCTGAACCTCATGATCGCGCAGTACCCGAAGACGGTCGTCGCCTTCGCGGACGGCATCACGATGGGCGGCGGAATCGGGCTCGCAGGGCACGCGGCCATCCGCGTCGTGACCGAGCGAAGCCGCCTGGCCATGCCGGAGACCAGGATCGGGTTCACCCCCGACGTCGGTGGCACGTATCTGCTCAGTCGCGCCCCCGGCCGCATCGGCGAGTACCTGGGACTCACCGGTGCCACCATGACGGGAGAGGATGCCGTGTACGCGGGCTTCGCCGACTATTACGTGCCGTCGACGCACCTCGACGAACTGCGCGAGGCTCTCGGCAAGCGCGCCGATCCGACCAGCCCGTCCGAGCTCGTGCTGCTGTTCGATGACACGCCGGAGCGTTCGCCTCTCGCGGATGAGCGCGGCTGGATCGACGAAGTCTTCTCGGCCGACACGATCGGCGAGGTCATGCAGCGGCTCTCCGCGCGGCCCGAGCCCGCGGCATCCGCCACGGCGGCGACGCTCGCCGAGCTCTCACCGACCGGGATCGCCGTCACGCTGGACGCCGTCCGCGAGGCCCGCGAGGGCGAGCTGCGCGATGCGCTGATCGGCGAGTACCGTCGGGTGCTCTGGTTCGGGACGCACCACCCCGATCTCATGGAGGGGATCCGCGCGCAGCTGGTGGACAAGGACCGCTCGCCGAAATGGCGGCCTGCCACCCTCGCGGAGTTGGAGCCGGACGCCGGTGCTGCGGCCCGCGCGTATGCGCCAGAGGTGCCTCTCTTCGGCTGA